The DNA segment TGCCGCCGAGGGCATCAAAGGGGCAGCAGAAGAACATGCTGACCTTATTTCCCGCCGAGACGGCTGCCACGGCCATGGAGCCCAGGGAATTGACGGCCGCCTGGAGAACGACGCTTCCGATGGCCGTGATGGAATACTGGAGCCCCATGGGAATGCCCATGGAACAGAGGATTTTCATCATATTCGGATCCGGCTTTTTCTCTTCTTCCGTCATTTTGAGCACCGGATAATGCTTAATCATGTACACCAGGCAGAGCAGGCCGGAGATTCCCTGGGAAACCACCGTCGCGTAGGCCGGCCCGTCGACGCCCATGCCCATCACAAGGATGGTGAAAACGTCCAGAAAGATATTCATGACCGACGAAAGCAAAAGGAAATAGACCGGCGTCCTGCTGTCCCCGAGGCTCCGGATGATTCCCGAGAGCATGTTGTAAAGGTAGGTGACAGGGATGCCGAGGAAAATGATAAATATGTAGTCATAGGCCCCCTGGATGATGTCCTCCGGCGTCTGCATCCACCGGAGAATGTCCATACAGAGCACGCCGACAACGGCCGTCATCACCACGGCAAAGGCCGCAGAAAGCCAGCCGGCGTTGGCCGTGAATTTCCTGAGCCCGTGGTAATCCCCGGCGCCGAACCGCTGCGCGATGGGAATTGCAAAGCCGCTGCACACGCCGATGCAGAAGCCGTTTATCATGAAATTGATGGAGCCGGTGGAGCCCACCGACGCCAGTGCTGAGACGCCGAGAAACTTCCCGACGACAATGGTGTCCACCATATTGTAAAACTGCTGAAACAAAAGGCCGAGTAACATCGGCACCGCAAAGCCCAGTATCAGCCGCATCGGGGAACCTGTTGTCAGATCCTTCATTTCGCTTCTTTCCATTGTTGTCTTTCCCCCTGTAAAACGCAAATTTGTAATCGACTGTTTATTATAAGGCGGCTGCTTCCAAATGTACATACGGCAAAACGCAGAAAAAATACGGCTTTCGCCCTTTTCTTTCGTGTAAAGGTGTGATATCATACGGATAGGGGCAAAACACGTTTTGTCCCCAACATCAAAACATGCAGAGTAGGCATGTGCGCGTTAAGTGTCGGTCAGACAGGGAGTTGCTGGCGGAACGAAAGTGGGCTTTGGCCCCTGCGGTGCATGTGCCGCATCCCGCTGCTTCAGAAGATATTCTTTTCTTATCTCCTGCTGTGGTCAGAATCTGCAAAGGAGGTTTTTTTATGCGAAAATTTCTCTCTTTGTTTACGGATTCCTACCGTGAATTCAGGCACGTAAACACCATCACCACCTGCGCCGTCTTCGGCGCCATGTCCGTTCTTCTCGGCTACTATTCCATCCGGGTAACTCCCTACCTGAAAATCGGCTTCAGCGCCCTGCCAAACGAACTGGTGGACTACCTGTTCGGCCCTGTGGTCGGCGCCCTGTTCGGCGGCGGCATGGATTTAATCAAGTTCATGTTAAACCCCACCGACGGCTTCAACCCCGGCTTCACCTTCACGGCCATGCTGGCGCCATTTATCTACGGCGTGTTCCTTTATAAGCGCCCATTGAGCCTCCCGCGGATGCTGGCAGCAAAATTTGTTGTCATCATCGTCTG comes from the Eubacteriaceae bacterium Marseille-Q4139 genome and includes:
- a CDS encoding MATE family efflux transporter, whose amino-acid sequence is MERSEMKDLTTGSPMRLILGFAVPMLLGLLFQQFYNMVDTIVVGKFLGVSALASVGSTGSINFMINGFCIGVCSGFAIPIAQRFGAGDYHGLRKFTANAGWLSAAFAVVMTAVVGVLCMDILRWMQTPEDIIQGAYDYIFIIFLGIPVTYLYNMLSGIIRSLGDSRTPVYFLLLSSVMNIFLDVFTILVMGMGVDGPAYATVVSQGISGLLCLVYMIKHYPVLKMTEEEKKPDPNMMKILCSMGIPMGLQYSITAIGSVVLQAAVNSLGSMAVAAVSAGNKVSMFFCCPFDALGGTMATFAGQNVGAGKLDRVREGVKMASIIGIVYSVIAFAVLALGGKYIALLFLDAGETEIIDQVSIFLIGNSMFYIPLVFVNVVRFAIQGMGFSTFAILAGVCEMAARTFVGFFLVPIFGYLPICIASPLAWICADLFLIPAFYHCLKKLKKLMHQ
- a CDS encoding folate family ECF transporter S component encodes the protein MRKFLSLFTDSYREFRHVNTITTCAVFGAMSVLLGYYSIRVTPYLKIGFSALPNELVDYLFGPVVGALFGGGMDLIKFMLNPTDGFNPGFTFTAMLAPFIYGVFLYKRPLSLPRMLAAKFVVIIVCNILLNTYFLSLITGNGYLAMMPQRIIKNLVQWPVDSLLFILVARALERAGAFRLIHK